From the Daucus carota subsp. sativus chromosome 8, DH1 v3.0, whole genome shotgun sequence genome, one window contains:
- the LOC108199772 gene encoding serine carboxypeptidase-like 46, with the protein MAVTNALRFLGAFVLLLSHVLWCGAEPITELPGQPENVAFQQHSGYIVTDALHGRALFYYFVEADTSDHLSRPLTLWLNGGPGCSSLGYGAFMENGPFQPGKKGNLIKNKYSWNLESNMLYLESPIGVGFSYSNTSSDYIMWNDTTTAKDNLAFIINWLEEFPMYKDSDFFLVGESYAGHYIPQLAALILEHNKGKNTQPINLKAIGLGNPLLDIEISVEAGEFLWSHGAISDETLYLEKTVCNNSKFLQEYIHSGWSEGCNDVFNRVSDEMGADVLSDDLLLPICLSSSTSTTQFKPMGLHGKSHEAFARRGIVGDPCLQSRIFTYLNKPEVQKALHANTTHLPFHWDFCEGPLVYQEENLALNIIPLVRYLLNKGIPILLYSGDQDSKIPLTQTRIIADKLAKDLKLQSYTNYGPWYDKKQVGGWWQSYGRLTEGKNVTYLTFATVRGAAHEVPFTSPSQALTLFHSFLHALPLPTPPPQR; encoded by the exons ATGGCAGTGACTAATGCATTGCGTTTTCTTGGAGCGTTTGTTTTGTTGCTGAGCCACGTTCTGTGGTGCGGTGCAGAACCAATTACAGAGTTACCGGGACAACCAGAGAATGTTGCATTTCAACAGCATTCAGGATACATTGTGACAGATGCCCTACATGGCCGAGCTTTGTTTTACTACTTTGTCGAAGCTGATACTTCTGATCACCTTTCACGTCCCTTAACATTGTGGCTCAATGGAG GGCCGggttgttcttcacttggatatGGTGCATTcatggaaaatggtccatttcaACCAGGCAAGAAAGGAAACCTCATCAAGAACAAATATTCTTGGAACTTAG AATCAAACATGTTGTATCTGGAATCGCCTATTGGAGTTGGGTTTTCATACTCAAACACAAGCTCTGACTATATCATGTGGAACGATACGACTACTG CTAAGGATAACTTGGCGTTTATTATAAACTGGCTCGAAGAATTTCCAATGTATAAAGACTCCGACTTCTTTTTAGTTGGAGAAAGCTATGCAGGACACTATATTCCACAGCTTGCTGCACTAATACTTGAACACAATAAAGGGAAAAACACCCAGCCAATAAATCTCAAAGCAATTGGG CTGGGAAATCCACTTCTAGACATAGAAATCAGTGTAGAAGCTGGGGAATTCTTATGGTCACATGGAGCAATATCGGATGAGACATTATACCTGGAGAAGACTGTGTGCAACAACTCTAAATTTCTACAAGAATACATTCATTCCGGTTGGTCAGAAGGCTGCAATGATGTATTTAACAGAGTCTCAGATGAAATGGGAGCAGATGTTCTAAGTGATGACCTCCTTCTACCTATATGCTTGTCCTCATCGACTTCCACCACTCAGTTTAAACCTATGGGATTGCATGGGAAGAGCCATGAAGCA TTTGCTAGGAGAGGAATTGTGGGAGACCCTTGTCTTCAATCAAGGATTTTCACATATCTAAATAAGCCCGAAGTTCAGAAGGCATTACATGCTAATACAACTCACCTTCCTTTTCATTGGGACTTCTGTGAGGG ACCTCTTGTATATCAAGAAGAGAACTTGGCTTTGAATATTATACCCCTAGTCAGATACTTACTAAACAAAGGGATTCCCATCTTGCTCTACAG TGGAGACCAAGATTCAAAGATACCACTGACTCAAACCAGGATAATTGCTGACAAGCTTGCCAAAGATTTAAAGCTCCAGTCTTATACAAACTATGGCCCTTGGTACGACAAAAAACAG GTGGGAGGATGGTGGCAGTCATATGGTAGACTGACAGAGGGAAAGAATGTTACATATCTGACATTCGCGACAGTTAGAGGAGCAGCTCATGAAGTGCCCTTCACCTCTCCATCCCAAGCCCTCACTCTGTTTCATTCATTTCTACACGCCCTTCCTCTTCCTACGCCGCCCCCTCAACGTTAA